A window of Puntigrus tetrazona isolate hp1 chromosome 11, ASM1883169v1, whole genome shotgun sequence contains these coding sequences:
- the slc38a3a gene encoding sodium-coupled neutral amino acid transporter 3a isoform X4: MSVFNLGNAIMGSGILGLAYAMANTGIVLFVILLTVIAGLSAYSIHLLLKSSGVVGIRAYEQLGYRAFGTPGKMAAGIAITLQNIGAMSSYLYIVKYEFPLVIQAFLKVDNPSGEWYLNGNYLVVIVSCTVILPLALMKQLGYLGYTSGFSLSCMVFFLISVIYKKFQVKCPFEDFAHNRTVLGFNTSVAADPGGVEMTPEGDPACTPRLFNLNSQTAYTVPILAFAFVCHPEVLPIYTELRNPTKTKMQHVSNISIAVMYIMYLLAALFGYLTFIDKVEAELLHTYSRIDPYDTLILCVRLAVLTAVTLTVPIVLFPVRRAIQQLFFPNKTFWWPRHIAIAVTLLTLINLLVIFAPNILGIFGVIGATSAPCLIFIFPAVFYIRIVPKEEEPLRSAPKILAACFALLGVLFMIMSLSFIIIDWTSGTSKGSSGH; the protein is encoded by the exons AATTCTCCTCACTGTTATCGCTGGTCTGTCTGCATACTCCATTCACCTGCTGCTAAAATCATCAGGCGTTGTGG GCATTAGAGCTTATGAACAACTGGGTTACCGAGCCTTTGGCACACCAGGCAAGATGGCTGCCGGCATTGCGATCACCCTGCAGAACATTGGAG CCATGTCCAGCTACTTGTACATAGTAAAGTATGAGTTTCCGCTGGTTATCCAGGCTTTTCTGAAGGTGGACAATCCATCCGG GGAATGGTATTTAAATGGCAATTACCTGGTGGTTATTGTATCATGCACTGTCATCTTGCCACTGGCTTTAATGAAGCAGCTCG GGTACCTGGGCTACACCAGCGGTTTCTCTCTCAGCTGTATGGTCTTCTTCCTTATTTCG GTGATCTATAAGAAGTTCCAGGTGAAATGTCCTTTTGAAGACTTTGCCCATAACAGGACAGTGTTGGGCTTCAACACAAGTGTGGCAGCTGACCCCGGAGGAGTGGAGATGACCCCCGAGGGTGACCCTGCCTGCACCCCCCGCCTCTTCAACCTCAACTCACAG acGGCCTACACGGTTCCCATCCTGGCGTTCGCATTCGTGTGCCACCCCGAGGTGCTGCCAATTTACACCGAGCTGCGCAA CCCTACAAAGACAAAGATGCAGCACGTCTCCAACATCTCCATCGCAGTCATGTACATCATGTACCTCTTGGCCGCTCTCTTCGGGTATCTGACCTTCATTG ATAAGGTGGAAGCCGAGCTGTTGCACACCTACAGTCGAATCGACCCGTACGACACACTCATCCTGTGCGTCCGCCTGGCTGTGCTGACTGCCGTCACGCTCACTGTGCCCATCGTCCTGTTTCCC GTGAGGAGAGCGATTCAGCAGCTGTTCTTCCCGAACAAAACCTTCTGGTGGCCACGTCACATTGCTATAGCCGTCACCCTCCTCACTCTCATCAACTTACTGGTCATCTTCGCCCCGAACATCCTGGGCATCTTCGGGGTCATCG GTGCCACGTCTGCGCCGTGCCTCATCTTTATATTTCCAGCCGTGTTTTACATCCGCATTGTTCCCAAGGAAGAGGAGCCCTTGCGCTCAGCGCCGAAAATCCTC GCTGCTTGCTTCGCCTTATTAGGAGTCCTATTTATGATAATGAGCTTGAGCTTTATCATCATTGATTGGACATCAGGGACCAGCAAAGGAAGCAGTGGTCATTAG
- the slc38a3a gene encoding sodium-coupled neutral amino acid transporter 3a isoform X3, whose translation MEPAEMNTIPNGKGHEAGEDTTVTAIKSQSEDAAQILLTVIAGLSAYSIHLLLKSSGVVGIRAYEQLGYRAFGTPGKMAAGIAITLQNIGAMSSYLYIVKYEFPLVIQAFLKVDNPSGEWYLNGNYLVVIVSCTVILPLALMKQLGYLGYTSGFSLSCMVFFLISVIYKKFQVKCPFEDFAHNRTVLGFNTSVAADPGGVEMTPEGDPACTPRLFNLNSQTAYTVPILAFAFVCHPEVLPIYTELRNPTKTKMQHVSNISIAVMYIMYLLAALFGYLTFIDKVEAELLHTYSRIDPYDTLILCVRLAVLTAVTLTVPIVLFPVRRAIQQLFFPNKTFWWPRHIAIAVTLLTLINLLVIFAPNILGIFGVIGATSAPCLIFIFPAVFYIRIVPKEEEPLRSAPKILAACFALLGVLFMIMSLSFIIIDWTSGTSKGSSGH comes from the exons AATTCTCCTCACTGTTATCGCTGGTCTGTCTGCATACTCCATTCACCTGCTGCTAAAATCATCAGGCGTTGTGG GCATTAGAGCTTATGAACAACTGGGTTACCGAGCCTTTGGCACACCAGGCAAGATGGCTGCCGGCATTGCGATCACCCTGCAGAACATTGGAG CCATGTCCAGCTACTTGTACATAGTAAAGTATGAGTTTCCGCTGGTTATCCAGGCTTTTCTGAAGGTGGACAATCCATCCGG GGAATGGTATTTAAATGGCAATTACCTGGTGGTTATTGTATCATGCACTGTCATCTTGCCACTGGCTTTAATGAAGCAGCTCG GGTACCTGGGCTACACCAGCGGTTTCTCTCTCAGCTGTATGGTCTTCTTCCTTATTTCG GTGATCTATAAGAAGTTCCAGGTGAAATGTCCTTTTGAAGACTTTGCCCATAACAGGACAGTGTTGGGCTTCAACACAAGTGTGGCAGCTGACCCCGGAGGAGTGGAGATGACCCCCGAGGGTGACCCTGCCTGCACCCCCCGCCTCTTCAACCTCAACTCACAG acGGCCTACACGGTTCCCATCCTGGCGTTCGCATTCGTGTGCCACCCCGAGGTGCTGCCAATTTACACCGAGCTGCGCAA CCCTACAAAGACAAAGATGCAGCACGTCTCCAACATCTCCATCGCAGTCATGTACATCATGTACCTCTTGGCCGCTCTCTTCGGGTATCTGACCTTCATTG ATAAGGTGGAAGCCGAGCTGTTGCACACCTACAGTCGAATCGACCCGTACGACACACTCATCCTGTGCGTCCGCCTGGCTGTGCTGACTGCCGTCACGCTCACTGTGCCCATCGTCCTGTTTCCC GTGAGGAGAGCGATTCAGCAGCTGTTCTTCCCGAACAAAACCTTCTGGTGGCCACGTCACATTGCTATAGCCGTCACCCTCCTCACTCTCATCAACTTACTGGTCATCTTCGCCCCGAACATCCTGGGCATCTTCGGGGTCATCG GTGCCACGTCTGCGCCGTGCCTCATCTTTATATTTCCAGCCGTGTTTTACATCCGCATTGTTCCCAAGGAAGAGGAGCCCTTGCGCTCAGCGCCGAAAATCCTC GCTGCTTGCTTCGCCTTATTAGGAGTCCTATTTATGATAATGAGCTTGAGCTTTATCATCATTGATTGGACATCAGGGACCAGCAAAGGAAGCAGTGGTCATTAG